TACACCGGAAACAACATCGAACACGAAATGTCGTCCAAGAAGTACCCTAGAACAAGACGTCGTTGCAGCCCATCCGATCACAATAAGCATCAAATAATCCAcaaataaatcatatttaagcTGAATCAAAACTTCCCGAATGAAATCGGAGGAAAGATAAAAGAGAGTAGCGATCATGAAAACTCTGGATGAATGCCCACTGGGAAAGGACCAATGGTCGACAGAAAAGGAGAGAAACATGTTTTTGTTGTAAACGGGTCGGGGCCTCCGAATAAGGTGTTTTAGGGGTCCGATTACGATTAGGTCAAGGATACCGCCGAGGAGTAGGTTGATTAGGAAGATGTTGGAAGTTTTGCTGCCGGAGAAAGCGAGAGGGTAGAGGAGTAGTGAGAGGACTAAAGGGAAGAAGAGGAAACCGTCGCCTGAGATCTCCAGGGTTTTGAGGAAGTAGTAAGGGAGGATAGGGTGGGTTAGAGTGTAAAGACGGAGAGATATGGCCGTATCAAAATCGACGATGCGGCTGAGCAAAGATGGCGACGGCGACGGAGGTGGTGACTTGGATACCATCGTTCTAGTTTGTGGAGCAGAAACTAACTGATTTGTGGAAATGTCAGGAATTCGTTAAAATTGAAGCCCAACAGTAAGTACTAATTTACGAAAATTTCGAACCTATTAGATAAATACACGCTTATgaatattttcagattttgaattttggaCATGTGTATCTAACAAGTTCagatatattatatgtattttgaatacataaattaaaattaggtgtaatttattttaaatatattgtatTCAATTTGATTTGCATGTATTTGAGATACGTAGACATATCTCGCTCGCCTCCCTCCTATCTTGTTCATCACTTTCATGTTTCACTCTATCTGATATCCTAAACTAGATACATGTCAAATACATTTATTTAGAGTTGTGATTCATATATATCTAGGATAATCTCGCTCATTTCCCTCTCgttctcgctcgcctctctccctattttaACATATCTGGTAGCAAAAAACATGTAACTAGGTGTATCTAACTTGAAATGTGTATGAAATTATTAACTATTGAGATAATATGTGACTATTTCAAATTATAgggaaaattaataaatataatagaaaTGTTTATGTAATTAGGTAGTTTTTCTAATCACTCCCTCCGTTCAACAATATTTGTCCATTATTGACTTTACACAATTCTTAAGAAACTTTAAATAGAATGgtaattttactatatcactctttgaatataataaatacaatgtcTTTAAAAATGTAATAGAAAAAGAACTACTAATTAATGACAAGGGTAAATTAGGAACTAAGtatttttccaaaatttcatagtgaaaaagctcaattacaatttatctcaatttttttggtaattatccgaattcctttttttctccatatttctgatacatacaaaTGACGCTGATATATCGTGATTTGAtagataaatttttttaatgatacatcgctagctgatacaaaccaaacattgtaataacaataaaacttatgaatcaacTTATAACAACTAATATATCACGAAGACAATAAAAATAGCAttaaaacttatgttttactgatacatTGTGTATTTGATTtatatcaactagcgatgtatcatgaaaatgacttatgtatcaCATCGCGATATATCAACGTCATTtctatgtatcagaagaggattttttgaaatttttacaaataatagagaataattgaaaatataagaatataagatgtgtaatttgataaattttcctaaaattatctcttgattttatatatttgataaatattattgaatatttatttttagtattgtggacaagtaaaaatggacaGAAAGAATACTAAAACAATGGACATTTTATTAGTGTTGGCTCATTTCGTAAAATAAGGATAGAATTTAAAAAAGAGCCACTTTTCAATCTTGTAATTAGAAAATAGCCATTATTACGGAGATTGAAATTCACAACAAAAATCATGacaatgtttttttttccttctttctgtTACAAGGCTGAAAGTGGCTATCCCATGCTATTACTACAAGTAAAACAAATGGTTTATAAGTAAGAATTAATAGTAAACCTAGGTCAATCGTCATTTCACAATTCAAAGCTGACCGATATAACCTGCATATTTATCTACTCGTCTTTCACCGGCCTATTTGTATTTAGCTGCAATCTCTTTCCTCATAAAAGAAAAAGGACCCCTTAGCCAATTCTTAGACAACAACTCCGACAAATGATTTTTAACGCAATGATATAATTTTCTAAATTAAACtaggaaataaataaataattttgagtTGGACGAATTTGATTACAACTAATTCCTCAACTTATCTAAGTAACATCAAAGCAATTTTAACCCTAAAACTCAATATTTAGGTGGGCTAGAAATCTAGAATGGTTTGAGTGAAAGGTTGGGTTATAATGACCCAAACAACATGACCAAACCAGTCCATCTGATACTAGTTTGAACAATGTTTACCAGATGCTATTAATACCTCAGTTTTCTAACAAAATACTCACATCAAATGGGCTGACCCATAATCAGGCAAAGAAATAGTAATGAAAAGCCCAAGATTTTCcaataaaactcatatatacaTTAAGGGCGGAGCTATACtgtcggcgaactctgatttgtatttatcttaaaaattcattgaatatatataaaattataacttAATAATTTAGAACTcaataatattaaaagaataaaaaatgttTAATCTCCCACtcacagaaaaataaaatagtaagaaAAATTAAACCATAGTTATAATGATTGTTGACcatataataagaaaaaaaaaatacatcacACATGGTATTAATAATTCTTCTTGTAAGTTTAGAAGGTGGAAACATTTAGTTGTGCCAACAAAAAGTTcccaaagaaagaaaaactaaaTATTCGAAACAGCTTAAGTGATGATTTGTTTCTCATTATAGGTAAATGACAATGGCCAACACTCACTTTTTCTTTGATCCAAAATGACCAAATCTAACAAATACTGCAAAATTTTCAAACTTGTAGATACTATAATCATATTGTTGAAAATAGTAATACTACCATTATATTATGGGATGCCTTTATTATTTTTGGACACGATTATATAGCAAGTCTCCAAAGGTTTCAAACTTTAAGACACTATAATCATGTTGCCGAAAATAATTCCATTCTAGAA
The genomic region above belongs to Solanum dulcamara chromosome 5, daSolDulc1.2, whole genome shotgun sequence and contains:
- the LOC129888531 gene encoding probable lipid phosphate phosphatase beta, whose protein sequence is MVSKSPPPSPSPSLLSRIVDFDTAISLRLYTLTHPILPYYFLKTLEISGDGFLFFPLVLSLLLYPLAFSGSKTSNIFLINLLLGGILDLIVIGPLKHLIRRPRPVYNKNMFLSFSVDHWSFPSGHSSRVFMIATLFYLSSDFIREVLIQLKYDLFVDYLMLIVIGWAATTSCSRVLLGRHFVFDVVSGVLLGVLEGLFVFRIFNYVTLTSFFT